CGACAACAAGTCCGACAACGCGTAGGCCCTTCTCGAGGCGCCAGGCATCCCGCAACTAGAAAGCTGAGTACATAGGTGTCTCCACGCTCCACACCGACCCGACAGGCCACGAGGTCACTTTCGTGGCTGGGCTTCATCATCCTCGTGCTGCTCGCAGTCCTGACGGGCGGTGTGCTCTGGGGCGGCGCTTCGTTTATCCCGAAGCTCGCGCTCGATCTCGAGGGCGGGACACAGATCATCCTCGAGGCAGAAGTCGAGGACGGCTCATCTGTGTCGCAGGAGCAGCTTGACCAGGCGGTGTCGATCATTCGACAGCGGGTCAACGCCTCGGGTGTCACGGAAGCCGAGGTGACAACGGAGGGCGGACGCAACATCGTCGTCGCGATTCCCGGCGTCGCCGACCAGGAGACTCGCGACCGCGTGACGTCGACAGCAAAGCTCTCTTTCCGACCCGTTCTCGTTGCGGGTGAGCCGTCGAATGAGTTCGTCGGTGAAGATGGCCAGGCCACACCTTACCCGTCGCCGGAGCCGACGGTGCCAGACGAGCCAACCGCATCGCCGACGAATGCCAGCGATGACAGCTGGATCACGCCCCGGCTCCAGCAGGAGTACCAGGCCTTCGACTGCGATGCCGAACGAGCCGAAGCAGCAAACGCGCCAGAAGACGAAGCCATTGTTGCGTGCGAGGCCGACGGCACGGTGAAGTACATTCTCGGACCTGTCGAGGTGGAAGGCGCGCACATCAGCGATGCCTCTGCCGGAATGGGACAGACGCAGACAGGCGCGACAACCGGGCAGTGGGTCGTCAACCTGGAGTTCGACGGCACGGGTGCCAAGGCATTCGCCGACGTGACGTCGCGCTTGACGGGTGCCGAGTCGCCGAAGAACCAATTCGCGATCGTCCTCGACGGAGAGGTCATCTCGGCCCCGAGGTCGCAGGCCGTGATCTCCGACGGTAAGGCGCAGATCAGCGGAAACTTCACAGAGGACTCAGCTAAGGCTCTCGCCGATCAGCTGAAATACGGCGCGCTTCCCATCAACTTCACGGAGCTCAGCTCCAACCAGATCTCCGCGACCCTCGGCTCTGCTCAGCTTGAAATCGGCTTTATCACCGGCCTCATCGGACTGCTGCTCGTCGTCATCTACACGCTGTTCCAATACCGGCTCCTCGGCTTCGTGACGATCTTGTCGCTCGTCATCGCCGCGGCACTGACCTATCTCGTGATCGCGATTCTCAGCTGGCGAGAGGGGTATCGTCTGTCGCTCGCGGGCATCGCCGGCCTGATCGTCGCAATCGGCTTCACTGTGGACTCCTTCATCGTCTACTTCGAGCGAATACGCGACGAGCTCCGCGATGGGCGAGGGCTCGAATCCGCTGTCGAGGCAGGCTGGAAGCGCGCGGCACGCACGATCTACTCGGCTAAGGGCATCAACCTCCTCGCGGCCGTCGTTCTCTATGTGCTCGCCGTGGGAAATGTGCGCGGTTTCGCATTCACGCTCGGCGTGACCACGATCATCGACGTCCTTGTCGTCGTCATCTTCACGCACCCCATGCTGCAGCTTCTTGCAAAGACGCGCTTCTTCTCGAGTGGGCATCCGCTCTCCGGGCTCGACCCAGAAGCGCTCGGTGCGGTGTACCGCGGCAGAGCGCAGTTTCGAACTCCGGTGTCAGCCAAGCGTTCAAAGATCGCGTCCTCAAGCAAGGAAGCTCAGAAGCGCCAGACGATCGCCGAGCGGAAGAAGGCCGAACTGGCTTCTACCGGCTCCGCGAAGAACGACGAGAAGGATTCCTGATGGCCAGCTTCGTTCGATTCGGAAACGACCTCTACACGGGAAAGCGCTCCGTCAACTTTGTCGGAAACCGCCGCGTGTGGTTCTCGATCGCCGCCCTTCTGGTGATTGCGTCGATCCTCACCCCGATCATCAAGGGCGGCTTCAACTTCGGGATCGAGTTCACGGGCGGCTCCCAATTCTCCATCTCCAACGCTCAGAGCACGAACCAGGATCTTGCGACGGATGCTGTCGCGGAGGTCGTTCCCGACGCCGTGGCACGTGTCGTGATCGTCGGCGAAGACGGCGTGCGCGTGCAGACCGACCAGCTGACG
This DNA window, taken from Paramicrobacterium agarici, encodes the following:
- the secD gene encoding protein translocase subunit SecD, which produces MSPRSTPTRQATRSLSWLGFIILVLLAVLTGGVLWGGASFIPKLALDLEGGTQIILEAEVEDGSSVSQEQLDQAVSIIRQRVNASGVTEAEVTTEGGRNIVVAIPGVADQETRDRVTSTAKLSFRPVLVAGEPSNEFVGEDGQATPYPSPEPTVPDEPTASPTNASDDSWITPRLQQEYQAFDCDAERAEAANAPEDEAIVACEADGTVKYILGPVEVEGAHISDASAGMGQTQTGATTGQWVVNLEFDGTGAKAFADVTSRLTGAESPKNQFAIVLDGEVISAPRSQAVISDGKAQISGNFTEDSAKALADQLKYGALPINFTELSSNQISATLGSAQLEIGFITGLIGLLLVVIYTLFQYRLLGFVTILSLVIAAALTYLVIAILSWREGYRLSLAGIAGLIVAIGFTVDSFIVYFERIRDELRDGRGLESAVEAGWKRAARTIYSAKGINLLAAVVLYVLAVGNVRGFAFTLGVTTIIDVLVVVIFTHPMLQLLAKTRFFSSGHPLSGLDPEALGAVYRGRAQFRTPVSAKRSKIASSSKEAQKRQTIAERKKAELASTGSAKNDEKDS